The genome window aaattgccactcatacttaaatgctcaccacagttttaaaaatataataagttaaagttagttttaaagtaaaaatgcattaatgataacaaaagataagtctttatagacagaatcttgttaaatgcattaatgataacaaaagataagtctttatagacagaatcttggtttttaatcagttatttattttgtaggctattgaagatatagtatgcattgtatttagtagcctatttatgcatacataagcatgtaaaacgaccaagtatgaatatgcacaagacagacagggaacatacctgtatataagatctttagataatgagattataatggtgctatcaggggataataatttgagatggtcttgtcgctctttactttcttagacttgcacctttaccgttgcgtctctttctcgtctttctaaaccaacagatactgtgagctaacgtcgcgtcaaacatcgctccagctgcgcacgcgtcactgatataaacgcgagtaaacttaaactttataacaactaacagcattatgtccgggaactcctttcttaatttagcggcacagtttcttgtgcacttttggagagacttctgcatcccagagactcagacagctgcacgagcacagagagagcgaacGAGCGAGCGCGCgcacgaaagagagagagagacctgcacctcactaatgcttattatgaaatttcagaaattactctttcatttgtttgtggattatttcctgtttctctgtcaTACTCAGTCTAACGTGCaggaatgtcaagttgacaacgcgcacttaattacattacgcggaataaaaaatatgttacgtctgacattttatttcacgttaagttacaacggaccaatcagcagccatgtaacgttcaattagagtgattgacagaaaacctgacaagttacaaaacaatatgaccttttcagctcatcatgaacgcaaacttgggaggcccttgaacttgggaggcccctgggcttcagcccaggtaagcccgtgcattaaggcggccttgggTCTTGGgtacctcctcgaggtggaagttagaGAGGGGCGTGGCCTTTTAGTTACCTTTGGGTCCGCCCCCGGCCGTGACATACACCACTTCTCCAACCCATCCTTTTCGTCCTTCCTATTACCATTTTCCCTAGCATTATTTTACAGTGCCAAGCCCTTACCTCTACCCCTAGACACTCCCGTTAAACATCTGTTTGAAGCTTATCCCTCCACTTTTTAACACCTACAAGCAATTTGACTCCACTACAAGAACTTTTTGACTCCACTAACTGCCTCAAGCAAAACTCTTGGATGTCTTTTAGAGAGTCTATGCCATGAACTTTGCATATTTTTGAGAATCCAATATTTAGCTGTTCATGATAACTGGTCATTATTATCCATGTGAACACGACACTCGCGTCTCCTGGAAATCCGGTATATTTCAACCAATCAAAGACGACTTCGACATTCCCACAGGGTTTCCAGAAAAGTGTACGATAAACATCAGACGTTTAGCCAACATTCTGTGGGTGTGACGTCTGAGGTTGAGACTAATTTCTAcatccctaaatgcattgagttgCTGCCATGTGACTGGCTGATTCGAAAATTTGCATTAATGAGCAGTAAGACAGGTGTACTTAATAAAGTGGCCGGTGAGTGTATAACTGCAGTCacagctgcccactgctccagGTATGAGTGTGTTCACTTCTCAAATTCTAAGTATGGGTTACCATTTATTGGTCATTACTTCACTTTTCACATTCACcatataaaatatttcaataaataTATGAATACATAATGTCTGTGAGACTTTGCTAAAGATTTGGAATGTTTGTAGATGATAACTAAGACAAGGATTAGACACAGACTTAGAGAAAATAGGCCATAGTTTGATCATCCACATTTAAACAAAGCACTGTTTCATATATGAAGACTAACCCTAATGTACTCTTAAAAGTGTGAAACCACGGCTTTTGGTTCTTCCGCTATGAGAGCATTTTTTTTTGCGAGCATGAGCATTGGGTCATCATCATAGCCTGTGTTATATTTAGATGTTGCAAAGAAGGCCTTGGTAAAGATTGTGTGATAGTTGCTGTATGCAGTCAGCACTGGACAACTGAACTCGTTCCTATATAAATCATGTTTTCAGTTACACtgcttgttttaatgtctgagGACAGTCTCTTGTTATAGAGCACAATGTATGATATTACAATGAAGTGTCAATGTTAATACTGAAAGACTCTTGAAGCATCACTTAATGTTCACAGAGTCATTTAGAGAACGTTAAGGTACCTTTATCTTAAATATCCAAATTAtatcctcaaaaaaaaaaaacattctgtctGTCAATGGCCCTCTGGTATCTCCATCATAATGTATAGGAACACAGAATGTTGCCTAAAAATCACACTGTGGTTGCACATGTAGTGATATATAAGTATACAGTATGACTCACACACCCTTGTACAGTATttttctaatgataatttaTGTTGTGTACTCTTGAAttcatttcagttttttttaaagtgtgagACGTTTTTCGCTCCTGTATGGTCTTCCGTTGTAAGTTTGGCGAGGTGTGGCTTATTAAAGTATATATAGTCTTCTTTAGATAAAGTTGCAGAAATGAGGAAACTTTTAGACCCTTATACACTTACAACTGAACATACTGTACAGAGGTAAGCATTATTTATTGAATgacacattttgttttgttcTCAGCTATGAAATATCTTAATCTGTAGTGATGGTCATTCATTTATAGGGATCaggcatttacaaaaaaatacattttttagtgtatgttttgtttattttagctGCTAACTCAGATATACAGTTTTATTCAATTTAATTCAGGTTTATTTGTAAAGCACTTTTCACAGTTACACTATTGCAAAGCATCTTTACAGGAGGACACAATGTAAAACATAAAATCAAAACacaaatcagaaaatataaaattccGGTTTATATTGCGGAGCAGGCGTTGTCTGAAGTCCTTGGCCTtttgaaaattaaccatgttttgtgtgtggtaaaggtgtagtaaccatgtttattttggtgtattgatattagcaaaactatggttttactacagtaaccaagGTTAAATTTCGTAAGTGCAGGGCTGCAAGTCTATTTCACCATACAGATGGTTTTTACTTTGCACTCtgtacatttttaaagtaactGTTAATAGGTTTAATAGGCTTTTTATAATGTGATACCGCTGTGTGTCCATGGCCGGCTGTAGGCTACCAACGCCGGCAATAATGGTATAATCCAGCCGCAAACACGGAATACAAAaacaagtaatttttttgttttttcaaaatcGAAAATTTTCAACAACCTAAAAACATATAATTGTACTCAAATATTTTCTAAGTTTGAAACCAATGTTTCATTTCATTAATTTTGATGGTGAAAACTGAAAAAGAAAAACTGCAAAGCATTACAACATTATTACATTTCATCATTTCATTGGTTTTAGCTTTTCTGGctatttgttaaaatgtattattatatcAGAATGTAGTGGCATTGCCCCTTTAATAATAGTTGACATAGCCCTTTAAAAGAGCGGACAGACTGCACCATGTGTGTGGGTACGTACGTCAGGTAATTACGTAGCTATATAGCACAGGTGAGTTCGCTTTCTTAATGACATTGTACCGATGTGACCTGTTGCTGTAGGTCTTGTATCTCCTTCACTCCTCGGGAAAGGTAGGTTTGGTTAAATTGGAGGGTATAGACGGGAGGGAATTATAAATGTAGAATACGGGTGTTCGTGAggaattttatttaattcacagGTGTATGATTAATGTGCTTGTTTGGCGTTATTTTAGATTAGTGGGGTATATCCAGGCATTGTTTGTGAGCAGAGCCGATCGGCCCTATACGCGTACTACGCAGACTGCATAGGGCCCCGCAGTTTGCTGTTTCATATGTTCCTTTTATGATCAACACAGTGCATTGACCTCATAAGGCACAATTATTTTTTCTATAATGCCGTTCAGTGCAATGTGTGTGTAGACtgtatattttcacaaaacacTTTACCTTAATGCAGTTTTTAAGAGAAGCAGCGCCACCACTCAATCACTTCTTCGAGGGAGCCCGGTCTACAGGGTGTCACGTGATTTTCGTGCATCTAACCTGGACATTGCCATTGCCAACATCAGACCGAAATCATTAACTATGGTGATAAGCATATGGTGATTTCTCTTAAGTATTTAAGTATTTGAAATACTCTACACtccctcaaaatattttgttacaaactacattttcttttttccacACCTGCAaaatacaaattacaaaatACACTAAAGTAATTAAATACGTATTTAAAATACATGTGAACATTCAAATATGAACAAGACACTAAACTGGCACTAAACTAGACAAGATATATATACACTAAACTACACAATTAACAAGACAAAATTACACAGGGCACAAAAATACTATTTGATATTAACTCACAGGAAACAGGACTGGAACAGGAGAGAAACAAAACGCACGTGTAAAGAACATCAAACACAAGGACTTTAAATAAGGACAAAATAAATcacatacacctggaaatcaagtaagggatcggggaaaaagtgacaaGACCCGGGAAATACGTGgccagaataaaccaatactaaaaccacgcatctcccacataaaacatggtactgtcagaaccctgtcaCAAAGAATTAGATGTAATACAAGACAAGATCCTTACAGGATCCTGACAATTTTGTTATGTGTGTGCAAGGGAGTTAACTTGACAGTGTTTTTGTTACTCTCATTACCCGGTATTATTTAGACCTGtctatttattgatttattttggttattttggaattTGCGGTTTGTGATATTTCTTTTGTCTTTTCATGTATTAATGCTGCTCATTTACGGAGCAGATTAATTGTGATATAATCTTTTTGGTTTGTGTTTATTCGTTGGTTgtatgtgtgtgggtgtgtaaGTGAGGTGAATTGAAATTGTGTTTTTggttgctttatttttttattagtattattaGTATAGTAGTTTTACtaggttttgttttttttgaatttatttagtattttgattattttgttatttgagTTGTTATTTCTTTGATTTGCTTTACATTTAATACTGCTCAAGTATGCAGAGGAGTTATTGTGAgtgattgtttatttttttattaaatttgttttattttgttttatttggttTGTGTTGGGTGGATTTAAATAATTGTGCTTTTCTTTATTTGGTTTGAAGtgttttgatttgtttattatttgagCAGTAAAATGTCTTATGCATTCCTTTTCACATTTGGTTGAAAGCCTGGAGTACGGGCCTTATTAGTATGAGTTGACTGTAAAAAAGTCACAAGAATAAACCTGAATAATTTGAGTAACACCAGAAAAAAACTATTCAGACATATCCGGTACAATATACTTCATTACTATTTCTGCTTGAAAACATAGCTTTTGCATGCTTATTGTTTGCTCGTAAAGTCTAAATGTAAAATGCTTCCCTATTCGTAAGATGCTTTGATAGAATTGTCTGCTAgatgaacaaatgtaaaaaatataaatgcaaatCATCAACATCTAACTATAAGTATCATGAATATAAAACTAGAAATGTAATTTTTCTGATCTAATGTATATGTAATGTGTGTTAGGTCTCATGCATATGAAGTGATGTCTGGACTGCAGATCATCTCATTCATTATCATCATCAGCTCTGTGTTACTACAAACTCACTCAGGTCAGTCAATCTTTACATTTGCTGTGATTGTAAATAAGcaacagaaaagaaaaaaactataCAGCTGTAAATGATAATAATGTGTATTGATCTCTCTTATACAGTCATTAATGTGTGTTTCATGTTTCAGCTGATGGTGATGTTTACTCAGCTGTACTTCCACACACAGTAACAGCTCTGACAGACTCTTGTGTGCTGATACCCTGCACATTCAATATCAATACATTTGAGGAAAAACTGAAGGACAAAACACAGATTTATGGGATTTGGCTGAAAAAGACACACGAATTTGAAAATGACAAGAGTACAGTAGTGTTTAACAGCAGTCAAAACATCATTCAAGGATTCAGACACATAGAGATGATTGGAAACCTCACTGAGAGAAACTGCAGCACTGTCTTCTATAACATCATGATGAATCATTCAGACCCGTATTACTTCAGACTACAAATGGAGCCAGATGTGTTCAAAGCAACATTTAACACCAATCCAAATAATGCAAGTGATTCAAGCAAGACTGTGAGGATCAATGTCATAGGTAAATGCCAACTATCTTCTGACAGACTTTATTGTGTAGTTTAACTAAGGTAATGGTTAAGAAGATGATTTGGCTGTTTTACAAAACCACAAGTCAAAGATAAAGACATGAAGTGTTTATTACTCAAATAGAAATTAAACATTTGACAACAGCAGCACACATCACTGCCATAGAATCAATACAGTAAATCCTATAAAATACTTGATGAAAGAAGCATGCAGTATGTGCAAAATCACTTTAATCCTACATATTATCATAAACTTGATTAAGAACTGATTAATGGCTGACTGTGAATATTGCATTTTAATTGTACAATGGTTTGCTAAACCTTCACTTTATGTGATGCTGCATCCACACCACTAGGTGTCAGTGAAGTCATATCGTATagtaaaacaaaatacattactgaatgcatttttaataataaactgTCTGAAATAATTTTCTCTGCAGATTCACCACAGCCTCCTGAACTTATATTCAGTCCAGATGTGTCTAAATATGTGATGGAGGGCACTGCAGTGAATCTGATCTGCTCTGCTGAAGCTCCCTGTCCCAAACAACCTCCTACATTATCCTGGACTAACATCCCCAAATCTGCCAACATTATAACACAGTTACAGGAGAAACCTGATAAAACTCATTCAGTGTTTTCCTCAATGACCTTCAATGCTTCATACATGGATCACAGGATGAACATCTCCTGCACTGCAACATATCCAAGAAACATCTCCAATAACACAACTGTGAACAGCACAGTAATGCTGCAAGTTTCATGTAAGATATTTCATGTATCTGTGTTAAAAAAAGCAagtaaatattgttttaaatgtttaatgtctATCATCTGTTCTTTTCTCCTAAGTTCCTCCAAAAGAGACTCGTATCATTATTAAACCATCTGCTTCAGTCACTGTGGGCACTAATGTAACTTTCACCTGCCAAAGCAAAGCAAGTCCATCAAATAACATGACTTACACCTGGTACAAACGTGGACAGAAGACACCTTTAGCTCAGGAAAAGAAGATGAGCTTCATTGTAACTCATAATAATACAGGATGGTATTTCTGCACAGCAATGAATAAACATGGCAACCAATCATCAGAAGAGATTCAACTGTTAGTCACAGGTAatatttatcagaaaacattCAACATACAGAAGTTTACTCTTATAGTTTTGGAGATGATCACAGTTATGCTCTTAGTCATTTATGCAGCATCTTTGTCTTTGTATTGTATGATGTTATTTCTGAATAAGTGTtgcactttattattttaggATCCTTTAAAGCTGTGATTTATGGCTGTATAGGAGGACTTTTGGCTTTGATCATGATTTCTGCAGTATTTTATTATATGAGgtaaagatataataataaatgttagcttTAAGCTTTATAATAATcaaaacacacaaatgtatTAACTGTTGATTGTATTCTGTATCAGGACAAAGACATTGAGTCAGACCAATACCAGAAGAAAAGATCAGGTGGGTGTACAGTACCATTCAACATAAGCACTTTAactttaaagagaaaaatatttaaatcattatttCTAAAGGAATTAAGACTTTTTTGGTTTTAATATACATATTGATATATTTTCCTGTGATTTGTCTCCTCAGACCGCAAATAAAAATGAAGACATGGTGGTTATCTATTCTAACAATGCTATTGAGATCAACATGAAGAGCGAAATGTCTGAGAAAGAAACTGATGAGGTCTATTATGAAGAGATTGACTTCTCCAAACCACACACCAATCACATAAACAAGATAAACCGAGAGACAGAGTATGCTGAGGTTTAGAGAAAGAGACAAATCAACAGTGTTCAGAAACAAGAGGAACTCTACGCTCAGGTCAAGATAAACTGAATGAATGAACTATTTAATAACATTGTACAATTAACCAGATGAATAAGAAATTTCACATTCTGATGTAATAAAGTATACGGATCTAATAATCCAGACAAATAGATTCAGGCCTGATTATGCAGGGACTTAAAAACAAatagatgtattttaaaacaaattctGAATTTAATGGGCAACCAGTGAAGAGTCCTCCGAAGAGGAGATGGATCATTTTATGCCAATAGAGTTAAGATTACCACCATCTCTGACTATTTTAAGTCCCTTTAAAAACTTATCTGTTTTCCTTGGCCTATCAGTAATTttccttttctttttaaaggggacagagaatgagaaaccatttttaccttgtctttgttgaataatggtagtccacccgcattcacaaacatacaaaaagtgctagacatgctaaacatctcagtctcatagtaaTAGTAATATTAATcatagaaatgtcagccagaaaacggcccaatctgaaaaattgatgtttatgacatcacaggcatctcactgcccctccactttaaaataattggctacattttttgagtggcagcaaagtcagccaatcagtaatgatattgcaagttaagccagaagggggagccaaataggtgca of Paramisgurnus dabryanus chromosome 22, PD_genome_1.1, whole genome shotgun sequence contains these proteins:
- the LOC135785275 gene encoding B-cell receptor CD22-like, with amino-acid sequence MIGNLTERNCSTVFYNIMMNHSDPYYFRLQMEPDVFKATFNTNPNNASDSSKTVRINVIDSPQPPELIFSPDVSKYVMEGTAVNLICSAEAPCPKQPPTLSWTNIPKSANIITQLQEKPDKTHSVFSSMTFNASYMDHRMNISCTATYPRNISNNTTVNSTVMLQVSFPPKETRIIIKPSASVTVGTNVTFTCQSKASPSNNMTYTWYKRGQKTPLAQEKKMSFIVTHNNTGWYFCTAMNKHGNQSSEEIQLLVTGHQRPSMNPVSAGGMSLIRGFWLMMKPSLSTMKRLTCQRCRLIITTDFRCDELTEIQYIQVLELSLFIFYIKSSCNVNNFFFNITMISLILTKVMSKI